The segment tcctcccttcctggGAGCTGGCAGTGAAAAAGTTAACGGGGTTCACaggggttgcgggggggggggggaatggggatgggacacgggccccccacccccatttggaGTATCGGCTCCGGGATGGACGACAACCCCCCGCTCGCGTTTTGGCTTGtgaagacggagccccctcccgcccccgcacCCCAAGACTGATGGCGACCGGCgcgacgggggccggggggcgggcgcgCCTGGAGGCTTtccattttttttgtctttttgccTGTTTATGTAAAAAAAAGTGTTAAGACCacgaaaaaaaaaaggtttttttcctctcatatatatatgtgtatatatatacatatacacacacatatatatataaaatataccgTTCGTCAGCTACATAATCTCTGCGTCCGCCGTCTCCCCGGTCCTGGGGCGCGGCGGACCTGACACGGACACTGGTTAGACAGCAACGTTACGCCCAGAGGCTCTCGGCCGCATGATTTAAAAAAACCGAAAGAAAAAGAGACTATGATACAGTCGAGGTTGGGGAGATTCGGgaacggggtggggggactgAAAGCCGAGGCTTCCCGCACGAtagttcttttttttctctccgtTTCTCGCTTTTTTGTCGGAAAAATACCAAACACAGTGATTCAGTTTTCTTCTTTAAAAAAGagccaaaaaaaaaccaaaggggGTGAAAACCACGCCGCCCCGGGCAGCCGCCTCCGGCTTCCGCGCGGGCCCGCCCGGCGGCCCCCggggcgggacgggacgggacgggggggcgcggggggagagggagccgccgccgccccccgccccgggggtcCGGCCTCCGGCCTCCCGAGGAGGCTCAGACCTCGGCGAGGTCCAGATCGGCCTCCTCGAAGCCGTAGAAGGACTCGGTCTCGCTCTCGCCCTCGAAGAGCTGGTGCAGGCTCTCGGGGGGCTCGGCCGGCGGGCCGGCCCCCGCGGCCGCCTTCTCCTCGGGGCCCGGCCGGGGCCGGGCTGGTGCCGGGACCGGGGCCGgtgccggggccgggggccggggcggggcggggcccggcgggcCCCGCGGGCGTTGGTCCCGGCGAGCCGGCAGCCGCCCTTCCAGGGCGGCGATGAGCTCCTCCTGCACGTCGGCGTTGCGGCCGGGCGAGCCGGCGGCCCCGTCGGGGCCGGGCAGCACCCCGGCCACCAGGAAGGACCGGCGCACCAGGTCCGGGCAGTCGCCGATGACGGCCACGGCCTCGGCCAGCCAGCCCAGCACCAGCGGCAGCAGGGCGGCCGCGTCCCCGGGGCCCTCGCCCAGCTGGCGGGCCCGCTCGCGCCACTTCTTGTGCAGGAAGCCCTTGAGGGCGCGCTTGATGCACACGTCCAGCGGCTGGGCGCGGGAGCTGCAGCCGGCGGGCACCACGGCGGGCAGGGTGCCGCAGCCGCCCAGCAGGGCCAGCACCTCCTCGGCCAGGTGGCCGCGGTGGCAGTCCAGCACCAGCAGGCCcttggccgggccgggccgccgcTGGCCGGCCGCGTGCTTCCGCCAGACGCGCTCGGCCCACAGCTCCATGAGCTCGTCGTCGCCGTAGCCGCCCTCGCGGGCCTCCAGCAGCAGccgcgggcccgggcccggccccccggcccggccccggcgggcccggcggcccggcccggccccggtgcAGCACCAGCGTGGGCAGCAGGCGGCCGTCGGCCAGGATGGCCAGCACCACGTCGCACCAGGGCTCCCCGGCGCCCACGGTCTGCAGGGCGTTCTCCTTGCGGTCGTCGCCGCCCAGCAGCTCCGCGTCCAGGAACAGGGAGACCTCGTCCACGGCGGCGATCATGGCCGGCGCCAGGGCCTGCGTGCGCACCTGCCGCTGGACGAACTGGACGAAGAGCCCGGCGCTCTCGGCCACCTCCTTGGGCAGGGCGTGGGCCACGGCCCGGCGGGCGTGGGGGCTGAGGTGGTGGCGCAGCATGAAGCGCACGGCCCACTCGTAGGAGATCTTGAAGCCGCCCTCCAGGGCCCGCCCGATCTTGGTGGCCTTCTGGAACAGGGTCTCCTCGTTGACGGGCAGCTGCTGCTCCCGCTGGCTCAGCACCCACTCGGCCAGCTTCTCCTCGGCCTCCAGGCTCAGGTACTTGCCCTCCAGGCTCTCCCCCTGCGAGGCCCGGAAGCGCCGCAGCCAGCGCCGGATGCGCCGCTGCGGGTTGCGGAAGTGCTCGGCCGCCTGCTCCGTGGTGCAGCACAGGGCGAACAGGACCACCCGCAGCTTCTTCACCGACAGCTGCTCCTTCCTGGACGCCGACGCCGACGCCGACGCCGTCGCCCCCTCCTCCGGCTCCCCGCCCGCGCCGGGGCCCCTCGCCCCCCTCGGGGTCGGCGGCGGCGGACGCCGGCTCCCGGGGctcgggcggcgggggcggcggcggcggcggcggggggttCCCGGCGGAGACGCGGTTCGGGGGGCAGGCGGGGGCCGGCGGGTGGGGGGTCCTCACGCCCCGGTCGGGGGCCGCGCAGagcctggggaggaagaggagagcggagaggggaggagggcgggcGGCCGCCGCCCGCTCCCGCGTGAGACCCTCGGCCCCGTCGGATGCTGGACGGCGTCCTCCCCCCCCCGGACCCTCGTCCCTCCCGGGGCGACCGCCCGCAACGGAAAACCCGTCCAAGGGTGGACGGAAGGGGGTTACCTTGAATGGGCGGCCATCCAGGTGGGTCCTGGGGACGAAACGCGCACACCGCCGAGGTCAGGCCCGGCCCGCGGCCCCGCCTcgctcccccgccccgccggggCGCGGAGCCCACTCACCCCGCAGCCGGATGGTGCTGGACCGGTGCGAAGGGTTGAACACCAGATGCTTGGCCATGGCGTCTCCGACCGAGGTGAcgaagaggcaggaggagcaggCCAGCATGGCCCCGCTGGTCCCGGCGCGGAGGGGAGACAAAGGACGGGCTGCCGTTGAGATCCGCCCGGGGGGCCTCGCCcctcccgccgcccgccccggggGGAACGGAGTGGGGGGGGACACCTCACCTGGCGGTAGAGTTTTTAAACAGAGCCAAGTACTTGGGACTCTTCCGAGGAACGTGATTGCTGAAAGACACGGTGGCGGGGACGACACGCGGAAGCCCGTCAGCCCCAatcgcggggggcggggaggggggcgtggggagggaggagggggacacccACTTGATCATGTGGTTGGCGTAAGCGCGGGAGCAGCAGGTGCTGTAGCGGCAGAGCGAGCAGTGCACGTAGGTGGGGAAGTGGTTGGGGAAATCCGGGATCTCGAAGCTGCATTCCAGGCACGTCTGCCGGCCCATGACGCTCCTGcgggagagggggaccgggggagACCCCGTCGGCGGGGGAGCAGGACCTCCCTCGCCTCTCCCTCCTGTCCACCCGCCCGGCCGCCCCATCAAGCCCCCCGGCCGTCTTGGGGTCGGCTCcgggaggggaggaaggcgggCCCCCCCACGAGCAACGCGCACAGCCGCCCATCGGCCCGCCGACCCACCCTCCCGCCCACGGCGCCGGGGAGACACTGACATCTTCCTGACGGCTCGCTTCTGGGCGCTGCGCTGGAAGGGCGGGTAGAGGAAGATGGGCTGGGGGTCCGCGAGCCCGGCCGGCGGCGCCGCTTCCTGCGGGGCGCCGGGCGGTGTGTCGGCGGCGGACACGGGCACCGTGCGCGGCTGCCCTCGGGAGGCCCGGATGGTCACCTGTGGAAcgaggtgccaacttggacttcccgagcgcttcgtcaatcaatcaatcaatcaatcaatcgtatttattgagcgcttactgtgtgcagagcactgtactaagcgcttgggaagtccaagttggcatcacatagagacggtccctacccaacagtgggctcacagtctaaaagggggagacagagaacagaaccaaacataccaacaaaaaataagtaggatagaaatgtacaagtaaaataaatagagtaataaatatgtacaaccatatatacatatatacaggtgctgtggggaagggaaggaggtaagacggggggatggagagggggacgaggggtccagtgctccgcacgcagtaagcgctcaataaatacgatcgattgattgggggggggggcggcgcccGGCCCCTACCTTGGTGCCCGGCTTGAGCCCCTCGAGCTGCTTGGGCTTGCGGAAGGTCTTGTGGTGCTGCAGCTTGTGTTCGATCTTGTCCTTGGCGAAGAGGAACTGCAGGCGGCACTTGTTGCAGTGGTAGACGCTCTTCTTCTGGGGGAGACAGGCCCGCGCTCAGCGCCCGCCCCGCGCCAAGCACCCCCCCCGCCGCGCCCCGTCCCGGGGTTACCTGGTGTCTCATGAAGTGCTGCTGAAAGGCGTTGCCGTTCTTGAAGACCTTGAGGCAGTAGGGGCACAGCAGGTGCCGGGTGTCCTCGTGGATCATCCGGAAGTGGCTGTCCACCTCCGAGTACAGCGACGAGCGGTACTGACAACACCTGGGGGGGAGGGACGCCCCGACCGTCAGGGGCCCGGCGCCCGCCCGCGCGGCCGCCCGCCCCCCCGCGCGGCCCCCGGTTCGGTACCTGGCAGACGTAAGGCATCTCCCCGGGCTTGTGCGTGTCCTTCATGTGCTGCAGGAAGAGCGGCTCGCTCTCGAACGCCCACTCGCAGATCTTGCACTTGGCTGAGGGGACGGCGGGCGACACGAGAGCCGGGTCACCGCcccggccctccctccgcccgcccgtgcccgccccggcccgcccggCGGGCACTCACTGGTGGACTCGTAGGGGCTGTGCACGCTCTCCAGGTGACACTGCAGCTGGAAGGGCGTGGTGAACTGGCCGGTAGCAGTGCTGGCAGGCCGTGTGCACGGTCCACTTCCCCGTTCTGCTGGTCCAGCTCCACGTGGTGCTTCATGTGGTTCATGAACCTGCGCCGGGGcggaggcgggggcggcggggtcaggcccgccccccgggcccccgccccgggccccctccGCGCCCCCGCCGGCCCTCCTACCGGATGTTATTCTTCAGCCGCTTGGTACAGTGGGGGCAGCGGAAGGAGGTGGGCACTTTGGGGAAGCTGAGCAGCTGGCCCACCTTGCCGCTGTCGCGCCCCGTAGTAGAAGTCGTCCACCAGCATGATGAGCTTGCTCTGGGCCCCGTCGCCCGCGGCCTCGCCCCCCGGCTcgggcggccgggccgggggcgacAGGGCGGGCGCGGGCGTGGAGGCGGCCGAGGGGGCGACGGGGGCCGCCCTCTCGGGGGACGGGGCTCCGGCCGGCGGCGGGAGGCCCGGCTCCGGCTCCAGGGACTTGCCCTTCTTCAGGAACTCCACCATCTCCGGGCAGCAGTACTGCGGGGGGGGCGGGAAGGCGGCCGCTGGCCCCGGGAGCCTCCTCCCGGccgcccgccccccctcccctccggggcCCGGGGGTCCCCCCCGGCGTCACTCACACACATGTGGCCTCGCAGGGCTTCGGTGACGCGGAACTGGGCGTTGCACCGCGGGCAGACCTTCCGGCCGCCGTCCTGGAGGTCGAAGGCCGGGACGGGAGACGACACtgcgaggggagggaggagagggcgggtGGGCGCGGGCGGCCCGGCCGGCCCCCCCGGGGGGGgttggggcggggcgggagggtaCCTTTCTTGGCCGGGCCCTCGGGGCCCCCGGGCCGCTGGGAGCCGTGGGCGGGGCTGCCGTCGGGCCCGGGGCTCGGCCCCAGCGACGGCACCGTGTGCAGGGTGTTGACCAGCTTGGCCACCTCGTGGCTGTTCTCGCCGGCCCCGCTGGCACGCTGGACCGTGACGAAGCTGGCGACGCTCACTGCCGAGGGAGAGGGCAACGGGGGCGCTGAACGGGGAGGTGAGACgccgtcccctcgcccccgccgcggggcccgccccgcccccccgggcctCACCTAGCTTGGGGTTGGCGGGCgggccgggcggcggcggcggggggagggggcggcggagggggcgggcccggCGGCAGAGGTGCTGGGGGTGGACTTGGTCTGCTGCGCCTGGGTCTGCGGCACGGTGCTGCGGATGGTCAGCGTGGCCGGGATGACCGTGGTGAAGGTGTTGGTGGCCGGGCGCACGGGCAGCGAGCCTCCGGGCCGCACCTGGGCCACCTGGGAGAAGACCTGGGGCACGCCGACCGCCGGCTTCACAAACTGCGTCCCCGGCGCTGGGGCGAGAGACGGGGAGGGAGTGCGGTcagccgggcgggcgggcggcgccgGGAGCGGGACGGGGGGCGGGCGTCGCAGGGCCCTCACCTGGGACCAGAGTGATGGGTCGGACCGTCTGGCCCTGCTGCACGTTCAGGACGATCCCCACCTGGTTCATGGTGTTCTGCACCGGCCGGACGTTCCTGACCGGGAACCCCTGcgggggccgaggaggaggacggcTGGTCGGGCGGGGGAGGGATGGGCCGCGCGGGGGGTcggggccgcccgcccgcccgccccggccccctcacCTGCGTGGTGATGAAGATGGGCTGGGAGGTCACCCGGCGAGTTGGTCACGTGGTTGGCGTTCTGCATGACCTGAACGGGCCGCAGCACGGGCTGGGTGACCATGGCGCCCAGCCCGGAGGCGGGGGTTCTGGGCCAGGATGAGCGGCTGCCCGCCCGGCTGCACCAGGGGGTTGCCGGctggatggggagagggcaggggcgtcAGCGGACACCGcgggaaagggggctgggggggggggggaaaccggCCGGGCCCTCCCCTCGCCGGCGGGACGGAAGCCACGGGCCGGACGGAGGGCCGGATGGCCACCTGCTCCCTCGGGCcgggagccaggagggagggtttCCCGggacgggaagggggggggggggagccaggCCGGCGGGAGCCGTGCCAACGGGGCCATCCCATCCGCGGCTCCGAGCCCGGCCCCGCCATCCTCACCGGGCCACCTCACCCCTCGTGGCCGGAGCCCGCCGGCCCTCCCCGCTCCCTCCTGCGCAATTCCCGCCCAGTTCCCGACCGGCTCGAGGGAAGCCCTCATTGATTATCAGGGCCCGGGGCCGACGGGAGGCGCGGGCGGCGGCACCCGGCCGGGCCGTGGGGCCGCCGGGGATCTGCGGGCGAGGGCAGACGGTGCCTTCTCCCGCCCTCTGGGTTCAAGTCGGTGCCGGCCTCGCCGCCCGCGGGCCTGGCATACGCAGCCCACGGGCCTGAGGGGTGGGTGGGCTCTAAGTGACAGGTGGGGAGGGTCGGGCAAGGGGAGGGCAGAACGGGGAGGGCGACGGACAGACGGAAAGATGGGGAGACACACACGCACCCACGCACGCACCCACGCACAAACCCCCACAGCCTCCCTGAGCCCAGCTCCTGCACCCGGTGACCAAGGCGGGCACTAAACCCCAGGGACCACGTCTCCCTCGGCGGCCCCCGCACCCTCCCGGttgtggcggggcgggggaggagggcaaaGGGACCCGCCGGCCTGCtctcgtttccccactcctcctcggGCGGGTGGCACCTCACGGGACCCGGGAagcgccccctccgccccccatttTACCATCGTTGTTGGCGCCGAGCGTCTCCTTGGCGCCGTCGCTGCTCTGGTTGCCGCCGTTTCCGCTGGTGGTCGTAGACAGGTGGGCTCCGACGGGAGCGTGGGCCACGGCGGGCACGGGGGCCGGGACCGGCTGCAGGCTGACGGACactggcgggggttggggggcgggggggggaggcgcGGGGGAGCTCGGTCACttgcggggggccgggccggcggaCCCTCACCGTCCTCACCCGACAACCTGGGGGCCGCGGAGGGGCCGGCGGCCTCGCCCGAGACCCTCCCCGCTCCGGGCCGCCCGGCCTGGAGGTCCGTCCGCACTCCTCCGGGACCTGCCGACCCTCCCCACCGCCGCGGCCTCCCGTCCTCCGGGAAAGACCGGTTTCCTCCTGCCCGCCCCGGGCCACTCCACGTCGGCGCCCTCCCCTCTGGGTGCTCTCCCTGGTCACCTGGTGCCGTCCTTCCCCGGCCCCCCACGGGTCCGTCGTGACCCCCAGACGCCGTCGTCCCCACCTTCTGCCCGCCTACGCCCATCCAACGGTGGCGGGGCCCCAGCCGGCAGCGACCTTGGGCTCCGACGGCGGGTGGGAGCCGGCCCCGCTACCctgtccccgtccccgtccccg is part of the Tachyglossus aculeatus isolate mTacAcu1 chromosome Y4, mTacAcu1.pri, whole genome shotgun sequence genome and harbors:
- the POGZ gene encoding LOW QUALITY PROTEIN: pogo transposable element with ZNF domain (The sequence of the model RefSeq protein was modified relative to this genomic sequence to represent the inferred CDS: inserted 2 bases in 1 codon; deleted 5 bases in 5 codons; substituted 1 base at 1 genomic stop codon) translates to MADTDLFMECEEEELEPWQKISDVIEDSVVEDYNSVDKTATVSVSLQPVPAPVPAVAHAPVGAHLSTTTSGNGGNQSSDGAKETLGANNDAGNPLVQPGGQPLILAQNPASGLGAMVTQPVLRPVQVMQNANHVTNSPVTSQPIFITTQGFPVRNVRPVQNTMNQVGIVLNVQQGQTVRPITLVPAPGTQFVKPAVGVPQVFSQVAQVRPGGSLPVRPATNTFTTVIPATLTIRSTVPQTQAQQTKSTPSTSAAGPAPSAAPSPRRRRPARPPTPSXVRPGGAGRAPRRGRGDGVSPPRSAPPLPSPSAVSVASFVTVQRASGAGENSHEVAKLVNTLHTVPSLGPSPGPDGSPAHGSQRPGGPEGPAKKVSSPVPAFDLQDGGRKVCPRCNAQFRVTEALRGHMCYCCPEMVEFLKKGKSLEPEPGLPPPAGAPSPERAAPVAPSAASTPAPALSPPARPPEPGGEAAGDGAQSKLIMLVDDFYYGRDSGKVGQLLSFPKVPTSFRCPHCTKRLKNNIRFMNHMKHHVELDQQNGEVDRHTACQHCYRQFTTPFQLQCHLESVHSPYESTTKCKICEWAFESEPLFLQHMKDTHKPGEMPYVCQVCQYRSSLYSEVDSHFRMIHEDTRHLLCPYCLKVFKNGNAFQQHFMRHQKKSVYHCNKCRLQFLFAKDKIEHKLQHHKTFRKPKQLEGLKPGTKVTIRASRGQPRTVPVSAADTPPGAPQEAAPPAGLADPQPIFLYPPFQRSAQKRAVRKMSVMGRQTCLECSFEIPDFPNHFPTYVHCSLCRYSTCCSRAYANHMINNHVPRKSPKYLALFKNSTASGAMLACSSCLFVTSVGDAMAKHLVFNPSHRSSTIRLRGPTWMAAHSRLCAAPDRGVRTPHPPAPACPPNRVSAGNPPPPPPXRPRRPSPGSRRPPPPTPRGARGPGAGGEPEEGATASASASASRKEQLSVKKLRVVLFALCCTTEQAAEHFRNPQRRIRRWLRRFRASQGESLEGKYLSLEAEEKLAEWVLSQREQQLPVNEETLFQKATKIGRALEGGFKISYEWAVRFMLRHHLSPHARRAVAHALPKEVAESAGLFVQFVQRQVRTQALAPAMIAAVDEVSLFLDAELLGGDDRKENALQTVGAGEPWCDVVLAILADGRLLPTLVLHRGRAGPPGPPGLLLEAREGGYGDDELMELWAERVWRKHAAGQRRPGPAKGLLVLDCHRGHLAEEVLALLGGCGTLPAVVPAGCSSRAQPLDVCIKRALKGFLHKKWRERARQLGEGPGDAAALLPLVLGWLAEAVAVIGDCPDLVRRSFLVAGVLPGPDGAAGSPGRNADVQEELIAALEGRLPARRDQRPRGPPGPAPPRPPAPAPAPVPAPARPRPGPEEKAAAGAGPPAEPPESLHQLFEGESETESFYGFEEADLDLAEV